The following coding sequences are from one Pigmentibacter sp. JX0631 window:
- the lysA gene encoding diaminopimelate decarboxylase yields the protein MRPFISLKSIEERINGKGLEIDAVPLAQILDLDKTPVYVTSLNAVSQRLNKYKEALSIHFKQNEIFYAMKANFAAPILNTVSKENFGIDIVSIGEWRKALASGIHPNKVCFAGVGKKESEWKEAILGGLGNLSVEHLTELTEILDFLSEEKKLNSIAQKKLVVSLRLNPAVEVDTHPHLKTGALNSKFGVLFEHFCNWLNAKKMQFKNEELFLNWINPLKGIHVHIGSQLTENSIFPLVARKVLDCAQFMFENKIFVQHIDFGGGLGVGQNGVPENGEDIFSHVHFVCNAFKQESKKYPKLLSIWNDDFSNLFVCMEPGRSIVASSTIFLTKVLYEKRNSVENIFCYVDGAMNDFPRPSIYGAVHHAELVNYDNMNLSKNDLNIFSWNIVGPVCESGDFLAKNALLPQIHKGDVIAFFEAGAYCRSMASQYNLRELPSEIFVRDGNITDIF from the coding sequence ATGCGACCATTTATCTCTTTGAAATCGATTGAAGAAAGAATAAACGGAAAAGGGCTCGAGATTGATGCCGTTCCTTTAGCGCAGATCCTTGATTTAGATAAAACCCCTGTTTATGTTACAAGCTTAAATGCAGTATCTCAAAGATTAAATAAATACAAAGAAGCACTTAGCATTCATTTTAAGCAAAACGAAATATTTTATGCAATGAAAGCTAATTTTGCAGCTCCAATCCTAAATACTGTCAGTAAAGAAAATTTTGGAATCGATATTGTTTCCATCGGAGAATGGCGAAAAGCTTTAGCTTCTGGAATTCATCCAAATAAAGTTTGCTTTGCTGGAGTTGGAAAAAAAGAATCAGAATGGAAAGAGGCAATATTAGGAGGTCTTGGTAATTTAAGTGTTGAGCATTTAACGGAATTAACTGAGATACTAGACTTTCTTTCAGAAGAAAAAAAATTAAATTCTATTGCCCAAAAAAAACTTGTTGTTTCTTTACGCCTAAATCCAGCAGTTGAGGTAGATACTCATCCACACTTAAAAACTGGAGCGTTAAATTCAAAATTTGGTGTATTATTTGAGCATTTTTGTAATTGGTTAAATGCGAAAAAAATGCAATTTAAAAATGAGGAGTTGTTTCTTAACTGGATAAATCCACTAAAAGGAATTCATGTTCATATAGGCTCACAATTAACTGAGAATTCAATTTTTCCTTTAGTAGCAAGGAAAGTGTTAGATTGTGCACAATTTATGTTTGAAAATAAAATATTTGTTCAACATATAGATTTTGGAGGAGGACTAGGTGTTGGACAAAATGGCGTGCCAGAAAATGGGGAGGATATTTTCTCTCATGTCCATTTTGTATGTAATGCTTTTAAACAAGAGAGTAAAAAATATCCTAAATTGCTATCGATTTGGAACGATGATTTCTCTAATTTATTTGTTTGTATGGAACCAGGTAGAAGCATAGTTGCTAGCTCTACAATTTTTTTGACAAAAGTTCTTTATGAAAAAAGAAATTCTGTTGAAAATATATTTTGTTACGTAGATGGAGCAATGAATGATTTTCCAAGGCCAAGTATTTATGGAGCCGTTCATCATGCGGAGTTAGTAAATTACGATAATATGAATTTGAGTAAAAACGATTTGAACATTTTTTCATGGAATATTGTTGGTCCTGTATGTGAAAGTGGTGATTTTTTAGCTAAAAATGCTTTGTTACCTCAGATACATAAAGGAGATGTAATAGCATTCTTTGAAGCAGGGGCGTACTGTCGATCAATGGCAAGTCAATATAATTTACGAGAATTACCTTCAGAAATATTTGTCAGAGATGGAAATATAACTGATATATTTTAG
- a CDS encoding site-specific integrase: MHSTSQSRFIQNKTNLLIREEYIGKEIIDLLNWFIMSFKSDNTQQSYSRDLEEFFLFAFKTLKIKITSLKQITERLVLLWKESLTEFSIASIARKLSSLSSLLTYARKKGLIEYNILELIKKPKLDKKGKTNILKQEEVLKLLEYCKKQYQISKCKKSRTYCVWRLRYTVMYTLFTVGMRVEELCELKIKHLEKIGQNWKLHLTTKGDLPHSPFIHQNTAQVLIEYKNEFRQDAHPDDFFFTRSQLSKNTTKLNRASIFDMVKVAVKESGIFRDVSPHSFRTTLATLLHSEGVPIIQIQNLLNHKLTATTSIYIKKSNELSAAATRKIGFFD, from the coding sequence ATGCATAGTACTAGTCAATCTAGATTTATTCAGAATAAAACTAATCTTCTTATAAGAGAAGAATATATTGGTAAAGAAATAATTGATCTTTTAAATTGGTTTATTATGTCTTTTAAAAGTGATAATACTCAGCAATCATATTCGAGAGATTTAGAAGAGTTTTTCTTGTTTGCGTTCAAAACGCTTAAAATTAAAATCACTTCATTGAAACAAATTACTGAAAGACTTGTTTTGTTATGGAAAGAAAGTTTAACGGAGTTTTCTATAGCTTCAATTGCAAGAAAGCTTTCCTCACTTTCTTCCTTATTAACATATGCTAGGAAAAAAGGTCTTATTGAATATAATATTTTAGAATTAATAAAAAAACCTAAGCTTGATAAAAAAGGCAAAACAAATATTTTAAAACAAGAAGAAGTCTTAAAACTTTTAGAATATTGTAAGAAGCAATATCAAATATCAAAGTGTAAAAAAAGTAGAACATATTGTGTTTGGAGACTCAGATATACAGTAATGTACACTTTATTTACAGTTGGTATGAGAGTGGAAGAATTGTGTGAATTAAAAATTAAGCATTTAGAAAAAATAGGTCAAAATTGGAAGCTCCATTTAACTACCAAAGGAGATCTTCCGCATTCACCATTTATCCATCAAAATACAGCACAAGTTTTGATAGAATACAAAAATGAGTTTCGCCAAGATGCTCACCCAGACGATTTCTTTTTTACAAGGTCCCAGTTGTCTAAAAATACAACAAAATTGAATCGGGCTTCTATTTTTGACATGGTGAAAGTTGCCGTTAAAGAATCAGGGATATTTAGAGACGTTAGTCCTCATAGTTTTAGGACTACCTTAGCTACATTGTTGCATTCAGAGGGTGTGCCTATAATCCAAATTCAAAACTTATTGAACCATAAATTAACCGCAACAACTTCAATTTATATTAAGAAATCCAATGAGTTATCAGCTGCGGCGACAAGAAAAATTGGTTTTTTTGATTAA
- a CDS encoding transglycosylase SLT domain-containing protein produces MKLFLALITFILSLNVLAAEPAKSLKSNKSRQLSKEQVAYTLEKAGFPREIVPVVTCLAEYESNFKPTAVNRHNTNNTKDHGLLQINDIWMKDCNLNETDLYNPLKNARCALKIYKTQGLTAWVTYNKFKKTCLAYQIPNYNTKNIAEIIVRNNEVM; encoded by the coding sequence ATGAAATTATTTCTTGCATTAATCACTTTTATCTTAAGTTTAAATGTTTTAGCCGCAGAGCCTGCTAAATCACTTAAATCAAATAAAAGCCGTCAATTATCCAAAGAGCAAGTTGCTTATACTCTTGAAAAAGCAGGATTTCCAAGAGAAATAGTTCCAGTTGTTACTTGTTTAGCAGAATATGAGTCGAATTTTAAGCCAACGGCTGTAAATCGTCACAACACAAATAATACTAAAGATCACGGTTTGTTACAAATAAACGACATCTGGATGAAAGACTGTAATTTAAATGAAACTGATTTATATAATCCATTAAAAAATGCTAGATGTGCTTTGAAAATATATAAAACACAAGGTTTGACCGCATGGGTTACTTACAATAAATTCAAGAAAACCTGTTTAGCTTACCAAATTCCTAATTATAACACTAAAAATATTGCTGAAATTATAGTTAGAAACAATGAAGTGATGTAA
- a CDS encoding HDOD domain-containing protein has translation MKMFLPADFKLPAMPQVARECLVYLYNPNADTGVLAKSLSRDIAISASILKLANSSLFLLGRGSPTSDLKTAISRIGHDNLRQIMVLQALESTFVFKDSLSFEFNSFIRHCSFVSLLCSNFAKKIAPDFVSEVQMAGLMHDVGLALTASLFNENFTQMAKHCLENQIDFAATESQMGLEPHSKLGFRALDSWEIPEKVKILISYHDTRNMELRKELPVETNKLIDILILSDVLAHSYGFGFKDYKRDTKIEMSMLKRMELTPDTVKEVVKNALETESAIQPS, from the coding sequence ATGAAGATGTTTTTGCCAGCAGATTTTAAATTGCCTGCAATGCCACAAGTAGCTCGAGAATGTTTAGTTTACTTATATAATCCTAATGCGGATACGGGAGTACTTGCTAAATCTCTATCTAGGGATATAGCTATTTCTGCTAGCATTTTAAAACTTGCAAACTCAAGTTTATTCTTACTTGGTAGAGGTTCTCCTACTAGCGATTTAAAAACTGCTATTTCTAGAATTGGACATGATAATTTAAGGCAAATTATGGTTCTTCAAGCTTTAGAAAGTACATTTGTTTTTAAAGACTCACTTTCTTTTGAATTTAATAGTTTTATACGACATTGTTCTTTTGTAAGTTTACTTTGTTCAAATTTTGCAAAGAAAATAGCCCCCGATTTTGTCTCAGAAGTGCAGATGGCTGGATTAATGCATGATGTTGGATTAGCTTTAACAGCTAGTTTATTTAACGAAAATTTTACTCAAATGGCTAAGCATTGTCTTGAAAATCAAATAGATTTTGCCGCAACAGAAAGTCAAATGGGATTAGAGCCTCACTCTAAACTGGGTTTTAGAGCTTTAGATAGTTGGGAAATTCCAGAAAAAGTTAAAATTTTAATTTCATATCATGATACTAGAAATATGGAATTAAGAAAAGAATTGCCAGTTGAAACTAATAAATTAATAGATATTTTAATTTTGTCAGATGTCTTAGCGCACAGCTATGGTTTTGGATTTAAAGATTATAAAAGAGACACTAAAATTGAAATGTCAATGCTAAAGAGAATGGAACTAACTCCCGATACTGTCAAGGAAGTTGTAAAAAATGCACTAGAAACGGAATCAGCTATTCAGCCTTCCTAA
- a CDS encoding CheR family methyltransferase — protein MPIENFKPEEREKIYAMAENVTGNCQQGSYRREIIISNVLRRVQVKKAESLDKYLQEAISNDQEFAQLLSAFTIHTTEWFREMPHYKKFEALLADRFKGIKKFRMQSGGCSTGEEVYSFCLVLEAFRNAHPGFDYDFKAFDIDPVSVEMAKKAIYPMKDFVKIAPNYQSHLKKIDKEDTFVPDQNIKARCNFFTDNLVKLQTMQPCFEVIVCRNVLIYFTPDKVKEIIGKLVMRIVKGGVLIIGHSDSVDPKAFNLKSLGNSMYEKL, from the coding sequence ATGCCAATTGAGAATTTTAAGCCTGAAGAAAGAGAAAAAATATATGCTATGGCTGAAAATGTTACTGGAAATTGTCAGCAAGGAAGTTATCGTAGAGAAATCATTATTTCAAATGTTCTGCGGCGTGTTCAAGTAAAAAAAGCAGAAAGTCTTGATAAATATCTACAAGAAGCAATTTCAAACGATCAAGAATTTGCTCAATTACTAAGTGCATTTACTATTCACACTACTGAGTGGTTCCGCGAAATGCCGCATTATAAAAAATTTGAAGCTTTATTAGCTGATCGTTTTAAAGGAATAAAAAAATTTCGGATGCAATCAGGTGGTTGTTCTACAGGAGAAGAAGTTTATTCTTTTTGCTTAGTATTAGAAGCTTTTCGCAATGCTCATCCAGGATTTGATTATGATTTCAAAGCTTTTGATATCGATCCTGTTTCAGTTGAAATGGCAAAAAAAGCAATATATCCAATGAAAGATTTTGTGAAAATAGCTCCAAATTATCAAAGTCATTTAAAAAAAATAGATAAAGAAGATACATTTGTTCCAGATCAAAACATCAAAGCTCGTTGTAACTTTTTTACTGATAATTTAGTAAAGTTACAAACTATGCAACCATGTTTTGAAGTGATTGTTTGTCGAAATGTTTTAATTTATTTTACACCTGATAAAGTAAAAGAAATAATTGGTAAATTAGTAATGCGAATTGTGAAAGGTGGTGTTTTAATCATTGGTCATAGTGATAGCGTTGATCCTAAAGCATTTAATTTAAAATCATTGGGTAATTCCATGTATGAAAAGCTATAA
- a CDS encoding NAD(P)/FAD-dependent oxidoreductase → MKNKSTSAHIVIVGAGFAGINTAKKLGNLAGIRITILDKNNYHLFQPLLYQVAMAGLSPAEIASPIRSILAKYDNIEINLGEVIAINPEEKFIETEFKKISFDYLVLACGASHSYFGRNEWEQFAPGMKTIEQATEIRRRVLTAFEIAEQLDSEKDQEKYLTFIVVGGGPTGVELSGSLCEIAYHTLNNEFKKIDPKKTKVILIEAGQRILASFSETLSNKAKEDLEQIGATIILNKRVDKISADGVWLGETLIPAKTVIWAAGVQPSKTGKYLNTPLDSVGRVIVEDSLNIKKYPYIFVIGDQSHCKDKFNKPLPGLAPVAIQQGIHTAKNICRALNKKDLLPFIYFDKGTMATIGKGRAISEYSGIKMRGKIAWLAWLFVHILYLIGFRNKFFVLCQWIWSYLTFGRGARLITKQDWRSNSD, encoded by the coding sequence ATGAAAAATAAAAGCACTTCTGCTCACATAGTCATTGTTGGTGCTGGTTTTGCAGGAATTAATACAGCAAAAAAATTAGGAAATTTAGCAGGAATTCGGATCACAATTTTAGATAAAAACAATTATCATCTATTTCAACCACTTTTATATCAAGTTGCCATGGCAGGATTGAGCCCTGCCGAAATTGCTTCACCAATTAGATCAATTCTTGCAAAGTACGATAATATTGAAATCAATCTTGGTGAAGTCATTGCTATTAATCCTGAAGAAAAATTTATTGAAACTGAATTTAAAAAAATATCATTTGATTATTTAGTTCTAGCTTGTGGTGCCAGTCATAGTTATTTTGGGAGAAATGAATGGGAACAATTTGCTCCTGGTATGAAAACTATTGAACAAGCAACTGAAATTAGACGTCGTGTATTAACAGCATTTGAAATTGCTGAGCAATTGGATAGTGAAAAGGATCAAGAGAAATATCTTACCTTTATTGTTGTTGGAGGAGGACCAACTGGTGTCGAATTAAGTGGATCTTTGTGTGAAATTGCTTACCATACCCTAAATAATGAATTCAAAAAAATAGACCCTAAAAAAACGAAAGTTATTTTAATAGAAGCAGGTCAAAGAATACTAGCATCATTTTCTGAAACACTATCAAATAAAGCCAAAGAAGACTTAGAACAAATTGGGGCTACTATCATATTAAATAAAAGAGTGGATAAAATTTCTGCAGATGGCGTTTGGTTAGGTGAAACATTAATTCCTGCTAAAACAGTCATCTGGGCTGCCGGTGTTCAACCTTCAAAAACTGGAAAATATTTAAATACTCCCCTAGATTCAGTAGGTAGAGTTATTGTTGAAGACTCTTTAAATATTAAAAAATACCCATATATTTTTGTGATAGGAGATCAAAGCCATTGCAAAGATAAATTTAATAAACCTTTGCCCGGTTTAGCTCCAGTTGCTATTCAGCAAGGAATCCATACAGCAAAAAATATTTGCAGAGCGCTTAATAAAAAAGATCTCTTACCTTTTATTTATTTTGATAAAGGAACTATGGCAACTATTGGAAAAGGAAGGGCTATATCAGAATATTCAGGAATAAAAATGCGTGGAAAAATTGCATGGCTCGCCTGGCTTTTTGTTCATATCCTATACTTAATTGGTTTTCGAAATAAATTTTTTGTATTGTGTCAATGGATATGGTCTTATCTCACATTTGGAAGAGGTGCAAGATTAATAACTAAACAAGATTGGCGTAGCAATTCAGATTAA
- a CDS encoding thymidine kinase, whose translation MTLKNEVGFLEVICGCMFSGKTEELLRVLKRSLISKQKILVFKHASDIRYSTQEICSHNGQKISAHLIENTSEIFKFDLSDIDVVGIDEVQFFNANVIEDIEKLLAKKIRVVVAGLDLDYRKKPFGYMPQLLAMANKITKLTAICAQCGNDAFYSQRLNDTKQLVLVGATDYYEPRCALHHYIPENNII comes from the coding sequence ATGACTTTGAAAAATGAAGTTGGATTTTTAGAAGTGATTTGCGGATGCATGTTTAGCGGCAAAACTGAAGAATTGCTTAGAGTTCTTAAAAGATCGCTCATCTCAAAGCAAAAAATTTTAGTTTTTAAGCATGCTTCAGATATTAGATATTCAACCCAAGAAATTTGTAGTCATAATGGACAAAAAATTTCAGCGCATCTTATTGAAAACACAAGTGAGATTTTTAAATTTGATCTGTCTGATATTGATGTTGTCGGTATTGATGAAGTTCAGTTTTTTAATGCAAATGTTATTGAAGATATTGAAAAATTATTAGCAAAAAAAATAAGAGTCGTAGTAGCTGGCTTGGATTTAGACTATCGAAAAAAACCTTTTGGTTATATGCCACAACTTTTAGCTATGGCTAATAAAATTACTAAATTAACTGCGATTTGTGCACAGTGTGGTAACGATGCTTTTTATAGTCAACGTTTAAATGATACTAAACAATTGGTGTTAGTTGGAGCGACTGATTATTATGAACCTAGATGTGCTTTGCACCATTACATCCCAGAAAATAATATTATTTAG
- a CDS encoding 3-deoxy-7-phosphoheptulonate synthase: MTSINNENFYFPNWHPESWKLCFQKQIPYYKNELSLKESMNYLKNSEKIVFDEDIMYLKNLYSEAEKGNIFILQAGDCAETFESCNLDDVKNRISHLEYLCNILEENLKKKVVLIGRIAGQYAKPRTEQFEFKNNSKILSYRGDIINSIHYSEIERSPDPKRLIIAYEKAKQTAEWINRIKKCNIFYSHEALLLHYESSLTHYSNFANEWFNYSAHTLWLGERTREINGAHVEFLKGIGNHIGIKIGPNAKATEVVELLRILNPRNCPGKISLITRFGDSPALENLLEIIFAIKKQQLNVTWISDPMHGNSYKSESGYKTRNFNNILNELKNTIEIHKKINSNLAGIHLELTYKDVTECTGGECNLQEQDLHLNYETYCDPRLNRAQSIQLIKEFCSIFYSN; the protein is encoded by the coding sequence ATGACTTCGATCAATAATGAAAATTTTTATTTTCCTAACTGGCATCCTGAGAGTTGGAAACTTTGTTTTCAAAAACAAATTCCTTATTACAAGAATGAATTATCTTTAAAAGAATCAATGAATTATTTAAAGAACTCTGAAAAAATAGTCTTTGATGAAGATATTATGTATTTAAAAAATCTTTATTCAGAAGCAGAAAAAGGTAACATATTTATTTTGCAGGCAGGAGATTGTGCAGAGACTTTTGAAAGTTGTAATTTAGATGATGTTAAAAATAGAATTTCTCATTTAGAATATCTTTGCAATATACTTGAAGAAAATTTAAAAAAGAAAGTAGTTTTAATTGGTAGAATTGCAGGACAATACGCCAAACCACGAACTGAACAATTTGAATTTAAAAATAATTCTAAGATATTATCCTATCGTGGTGATATTATAAATTCTATTCATTATTCAGAAATTGAACGTTCTCCAGATCCTAAAAGATTAATTATTGCATATGAAAAGGCGAAACAAACTGCTGAATGGATTAATAGAATTAAAAAGTGTAATATATTTTATTCCCATGAAGCCCTTTTGTTACATTATGAATCATCACTAACACACTATTCAAATTTTGCTAACGAATGGTTTAATTATTCTGCTCATACTCTTTGGTTGGGGGAAAGAACTCGCGAAATAAATGGTGCTCATGTTGAATTTCTTAAAGGAATCGGAAATCATATAGGAATTAAAATTGGACCTAATGCGAAAGCAACTGAAGTAGTTGAACTTCTTCGGATTTTGAACCCTAGAAATTGCCCTGGGAAAATAAGTTTAATAACAAGATTTGGTGATTCACCTGCTTTAGAAAATTTACTCGAAATTATTTTTGCTATTAAAAAACAACAATTAAATGTTACTTGGATTAGTGACCCAATGCATGGAAATTCGTATAAATCTGAATCAGGATATAAAACAAGAAATTTTAATAACATATTAAATGAATTAAAAAATACTATTGAAATACATAAAAAGATAAACTCTAATTTAGCAGGAATTCATTTAGAACTAACTTATAAAGATGTAACTGAATGCACAGGCGGGGAATGTAACTTACAAGAACAAGATTTACATTTAAATTATGAAACTTATTGTGATCCTCGTCTAAATAGAGCTCAAAGCATTCAACTTATTAAAGAATTTTGCTCAATATTTTATTCTAATTAA
- a CDS encoding undecaprenyl-diphosphate phosphatase, with amino-acid sequence MALACPIPVHGHLIDCGFVDLGYFKIIILGIVQGITELLPISSTAHLRIVPAFLGWQDPGTPFTGAVQLASFFAVMIYFRTEIWNIFSGTLKSIKTRNFSSTEFRLGIGIIIGTIPVGVMGLLLKSILNSPNSPLRSLYVIGAACIFMGALFIIAEKVCKHERDFKRLTFKDCIIVGLAQVAALIPGVSRSGATITAGLFLGLKRETAAAFSFILGVPVIVAAGLKQIHEMHNAGLSTYGWSVLTVGIITASIAAFLAVFGLMKYLEKRSTLIFAWYRLILGFILILGAGFNFIQ; translated from the coding sequence ATGGCACTTGCATGCCCTATTCCAGTGCATGGACATCTGATAGATTGTGGATTTGTTGATTTGGGATATTTTAAAATAATTATTCTAGGAATAGTACAAGGTATAACAGAATTACTACCGATAAGTAGTACAGCGCATTTGCGAATAGTACCGGCTTTTCTAGGTTGGCAAGATCCAGGAACACCTTTTACAGGAGCTGTGCAATTAGCAAGTTTTTTTGCTGTTATGATTTATTTCAGAACAGAAATTTGGAATATCTTTTCGGGGACATTAAAAAGTATTAAAACACGAAATTTTTCTTCTACTGAATTTAGACTTGGGATTGGAATTATTATAGGAACCATTCCTGTAGGTGTGATGGGATTGCTTTTAAAATCTATTTTAAATTCTCCTAATTCACCTTTAAGATCTTTGTATGTTATTGGAGCTGCATGTATTTTTATGGGAGCTTTATTTATTATAGCAGAAAAAGTTTGTAAACATGAAAGAGATTTTAAACGTCTAACATTTAAAGACTGCATAATTGTTGGACTAGCACAAGTAGCTGCTTTGATTCCAGGAGTTTCACGTTCTGGAGCAACCATTACGGCCGGATTATTTTTAGGTCTAAAAAGAGAAACAGCTGCTGCTTTTTCTTTTATTTTAGGAGTCCCAGTTATTGTTGCTGCAGGATTAAAACAAATTCATGAAATGCACAATGCAGGACTTTCAACCTATGGCTGGAGTGTTCTCACTGTTGGCATTATTACAGCTTCTATCGCGGCATTTTTGGCTGTTTTTGGACTTATGAAATATTTAGAAAAGAGATCTACTCTAATTTTTGCTTGGTATAGATTAATTTTGGGATTTATTTTAATCTTAGGTGCTGGATTCAATTTTATACAATAA
- the prfB gene encoding peptide chain release factor 2 (programmed frameshift) has translation MSEIQRTLLGQIQEKFEPIRGIFDTPLKRKRILEIEAESNSDPNFWNDRRKSSTLLKEKKNLEDAITSCETLIKKFADTLVAIEFGEEGDEQSIKEADESLQDLTSEVNELETKRLLSGETDRNSAILTINAGAGGTEACDWAQMILRMMLRFCDRKRFKAEVVDELEGDGAGIKNATVTIEGDFAYGILKSENGVHRLVRISPFDSNARRHTSFCSVYVSPIIDDDIQIDIKESDLKVDTYRAGGAGGQHVNRTDSAVRMTHLPTGIVVQSQQQRSQIQNRETCLKLLKAKLYEVEISKRQAESKAIEEAKMDNAFGSQIRSYVLHPYKLVKDVRTLAQSSDPNTVLDGDIEEFCLEYLRQNAAGQFKGKGGSDDSDSI, from the exons ATGAGCGAAATTCAACGCACATTGCTTGGACAAATCCAAGAAAAGTTTGAACCTATTCGG GGTATCTTTGACACTCCATTAAAAAGAAAACGAATTTTAGAAATTGAAGCTGAAAGTAATAGTGATCCTAATTTTTGGAATGATAGAAGAAAATCTTCTACCCTCTTAAAAGAAAAGAAAAATTTAGAAGATGCCATCACATCATGCGAAACTTTAATTAAAAAATTTGCTGATACATTGGTTGCTATTGAATTTGGAGAAGAGGGTGACGAGCAATCCATTAAAGAAGCCGATGAATCTTTGCAAGATCTTACTTCAGAAGTAAATGAGCTAGAAACAAAACGTTTATTGTCAGGCGAAACTGATCGCAATAGCGCCATTTTAACAATTAATGCTGGAGCTGGTGGAACTGAAGCGTGCGATTGGGCGCAGATGATCCTGCGGATGATGCTAAGGTTTTGTGATAGAAAAAGATTTAAAGCTGAAGTTGTTGATGAACTAGAAGGTGATGGGGCAGGAATAAAAAATGCAACTGTTACTATAGAAGGTGATTTTGCTTATGGCATTCTAAAGTCGGAAAACGGTGTGCATCGTCTGGTGCGTATTTCTCCCTTCGATTCCAATGCACGCAGGCACACATCTTTTTGTTCCGTATATGTCAGTCCCATTATTGATGATGATATTCAAATAGATATCAAAGAAAGTGATTTGAAAGTTGATACTTATCGAGCAGGTGGTGCTGGAGGTCAGCATGTCAACAGAACGGATTCTGCTGTGCGTATGACGCACTTACCCACTGGAATTGTTGTGCAAAGCCAGCAACAAAGAAGCCAAATTCAAAATCGTGAAACATGTTTAAAACTTTTAAAAGCAAAACTGTATGAAGTTGAAATATCAAAAAGACAAGCGGAATCAAAAGCTATTGAAGAAGCAAAAATGGATAATGCTTTTGGCTCACAAATTCGATCTTATGTATTACATCCTTATAAATTAGTAAAAGATGTAAGAACTCTGGCTCAAAGTAGTGATCCTAATACAGTTCTTGATGGTGATATTGAAGAGTTTTGTTTAGAGTATTTAAGGCAAAATGCTGCTGGTCAGTTTAAAGGTAAAGGTGGATCTGATGATTCAGATTCAATTTAA
- a CDS encoding adenine phosphoribosyltransferase — protein sequence MSLQQELEEVILTVPDFPKKGVSFKDINPLFKNPVVMKKVIQEMAIYAKEVKAQHIVGIESRGFFFGIPLALELNIPFVAARKKGKLPGDVISQEYLLEYGTDCIEIQKNSILINEKYLIVDDVIATGGTAKATAEIIKKGGAEVCGFSFLIELLFLNGKNLILPSSSNIQSLLKYS from the coding sequence ATGTCGTTGCAACAAGAATTAGAAGAAGTCATTTTAACAGTACCTGATTTCCCAAAAAAAGGAGTCAGCTTCAAAGATATCAATCCTTTATTTAAAAATCCTGTTGTGATGAAAAAAGTTATTCAAGAAATGGCTATTTATGCAAAGGAAGTGAAAGCACAACATATCGTTGGAATTGAAAGTCGAGGGTTCTTTTTTGGTATTCCTTTGGCGCTAGAATTAAATATCCCTTTTGTTGCTGCCAGAAAAAAAGGTAAACTTCCAGGGGACGTTATTTCTCAAGAATATTTATTAGAATATGGAACTGATTGTATAGAAATTCAAAAAAATTCTATTCTCATAAATGAAAAATATCTCATTGTGGATGACGTAATTGCTACTGGGGGTACTGCAAAAGCTACAGCTGAAATAATTAAAAAAGGTGGAGCTGAAGTTTGCGGTTTTTCTTTCCTGATTGAGTTATTATTTTTAAATGGAAAAAATTTAATTTTACCAAGTAGTTCAAACATTCAAAGTTTATTAAAATATTCTTAA
- a CDS encoding response regulator: protein MLNLNHINILIVDDDELMREVLSELITLKTKAKIFEADNGKDAFKIVQNEKIHCVISDVKMPKGDGISLAKDLLTLKKEKPILFICSGQNELDSSKEKELNIKKIFEKPFEMEDILKELVKYFN, encoded by the coding sequence TTGTTAAATTTAAATCACATTAATATTTTGATAGTTGACGATGATGAATTGATGAGAGAAGTATTAAGCGAATTGATTACTTTAAAAACAAAAGCGAAAATCTTTGAAGCAGATAATGGGAAAGACGCATTTAAAATTGTCCAAAATGAAAAAATTCATTGTGTAATTTCCGATGTAAAAATGCCCAAAGGGGATGGCATATCCCTTGCAAAAGATCTATTAACACTAAAAAAAGAAAAGCCCATTTTATTTATTTGTTCAGGTCAAAATGAATTAGATTCTAGTAAAGAAAAAGAACTAAACATCAAAAAAATATTTGAAAAGCCTTTTGAAATGGAAGATATTTTAAAAGAATTAGTGAAATACTTTAATTAA